The Gemmatimonadaceae bacterium genome includes a window with the following:
- a CDS encoding PBP1A family penicillin-binding protein, with product MALAVFLTAVVAFDAWLGTCGFDGCPSGAEIRAYRPDEGGRILDRSGRLIGHLAFVRRIDVPLSRVPAEVRDAFVATEDRRFYQHHGLDWRGLVRATVRNIAALGVRQGFSTIDMQVARNTFLANRYTGRSLRRKLLEIRYARLFERNLTKNQILDLYLNAIYLGDGVYGVEAASRDLFDKHVSQLTLAEGALLAALPKGPSAYTPRRDEDRARARRDLVLGLMADQGFISPDQADEARAEPVEVAGDGWHPDQRDASTVIDAVRSLVDSVLPPGRRTGDLTVRTTIDWALQRAADRVVPGQADAIARETESEYGSAPGPVEGAFVALDAATGDIRALVGGTQVVRGGFDRALDARRQPGSAFKPFVYAAALKAGLSPATMVQDEPVNIDLGGRIWSPANYGNEYTGPVTMRRALIISSNAAAVRVSHGVGERDVIAAARRNGIVSPLAPVPSIALGAFDVTPLELVAGYAPFANGGMRVVPRLVTQIEAPGGAVLWQSATQRQRVMDPRDAYEMTSMLEGVVDFGTGREVRDLGVQGPVAGKTGTTNNNADVWFVGYTPTLVAGVWFGYDTPHAISRDATGGRLAAPAWASILRSGWREPADSRWTPPANMVAAVIDPESGQLAGVWCPQRATDWFKPGTAPTDTCTMHTEPPAPRIADGFENWIRSLVERGLRRIIRF from the coding sequence CCCTCGGGCGCCGAAATTCGGGCGTACCGCCCAGACGAAGGCGGGCGGATCCTCGACCGATCGGGTCGGCTGATTGGCCACCTGGCCTTTGTGCGGCGCATCGACGTGCCGCTCAGCCGCGTGCCCGCTGAGGTGCGCGACGCCTTCGTTGCCACGGAGGACCGGCGCTTCTACCAGCACCACGGACTCGACTGGCGTGGACTCGTGCGGGCGACAGTGCGGAACATCGCCGCCCTCGGCGTGCGTCAGGGGTTCAGCACGATCGATATGCAGGTGGCCCGCAACACCTTTCTCGCCAACCGCTACACGGGACGGTCACTCCGGCGCAAGCTCCTCGAAATACGGTACGCCCGCCTGTTCGAGCGCAACCTGACCAAGAACCAGATTCTCGATCTCTACCTCAACGCGATCTACCTCGGCGACGGCGTATACGGCGTCGAAGCGGCCAGCCGCGACCTGTTCGACAAGCACGTCTCACAACTCACGCTGGCCGAAGGTGCGCTCCTCGCCGCCCTTCCCAAGGGACCGTCGGCATACACGCCCCGCCGCGACGAGGACCGCGCCAGGGCCCGACGTGACCTCGTGCTCGGATTGATGGCCGACCAGGGCTTCATCTCGCCCGACCAAGCCGACGAAGCGCGCGCCGAACCGGTGGAGGTCGCCGGCGACGGGTGGCACCCCGACCAGCGCGACGCGTCCACCGTGATCGACGCCGTCCGCTCCCTGGTCGACTCCGTGCTGCCCCCCGGACGTCGGACCGGCGATCTTACAGTGCGCACGACCATCGACTGGGCGCTGCAGCGCGCGGCCGACCGCGTCGTGCCGGGCCAGGCCGACGCCATCGCGCGCGAAACGGAAAGCGAATACGGCTCGGCCCCTGGCCCCGTCGAAGGGGCGTTCGTGGCACTCGATGCAGCCACCGGCGACATCCGCGCACTCGTCGGCGGCACGCAGGTCGTACGGGGTGGGTTCGACCGCGCCCTCGACGCCCGCCGCCAGCCGGGGTCGGCGTTCAAGCCGTTCGTATACGCGGCGGCGCTGAAGGCCGGTCTCTCCCCCGCGACGATGGTCCAGGACGAGCCCGTAAATATCGACCTGGGCGGGCGCATCTGGAGCCCCGCGAACTACGGCAATGAATACACGGGGCCAGTGACCATGCGTCGGGCGCTGATCATCTCGTCGAATGCGGCAGCGGTGCGGGTGAGCCATGGAGTGGGCGAGCGCGACGTCATTGCCGCCGCGCGCCGCAACGGCATCGTCAGCCCCCTCGCGCCGGTGCCGTCCATCGCCCTTGGCGCATTCGATGTGACGCCACTGGAACTGGTGGCGGGATACGCGCCATTCGCCAACGGCGGCATGCGGGTGGTCCCCCGCTTGGTGACGCAGATCGAGGCACCAGGCGGCGCGGTGCTCTGGCAAAGCGCGACGCAGCGGCAACGGGTCATGGATCCGCGCGACGCGTACGAGATGACGTCCATGCTGGAAGGGGTGGTGGATTTTGGCACGGGGCGCGAGGTGCGCGACCTGGGCGTTCAGGGACCCGTGGCCGGCAAGACCGGCACGACGAACAACAACGCCGACGTCTGGTTCGTGGGCTACACACCGACGCTCGTGGCCGGGGTATGGTTCGGGTACGACACGCCGCATGCGATCAGCCGCGACGCTACGGGTGGACGGCTGGCCGCCCCGGCCTGGGCGTCGATCCTGCGTTCGGGATGGCGCGAGCCGGCCGATTCGCGGTGGACCCCGCCGGCGAATATGGTGGCCGCCGTCATCGATCCCGAGTCGGGGCAACTGGCTGGTGTGTGGTGCCCCCAACGCGCCACGGACTGGTTCAAGCCGGGCACGGCGCCCACGGACACGTGCACCATGCACACCGAACCGCCGGCGCCGCGCATCGCCGACGGTTTCGAGAACTGGATCCGCTCCCTCGTGGAACGCGGGCTTCGGCGAATCATCCGCTTCTGA